AAGATATAGGTCATCCATTAGGGCCCTTTATACCCGTTGTGCATAGAAGCGGACATAGTTATTTATATACAAAATGCACAACGGGTTGTTTTTCACTAAAGACCATGTTGGTTCCCAGTTCTGCTTTTTGGAACGCTCAATAAGACCAATGAACAGTTTGTTTTTTTGAAATACAGTACTGTACACCGTAATATCGGCAATCCCACTACCAAACCGTTGTCCTTTACTAACGGTTTAAGGTGGTCACGTCCTTATAACATTGTGGTAGGGGCCACATAGTTGGAGATATCAAATTTTCCACTCGTTTTTAGTGCATTAAAACCACCTTTGACATCAACCAGGTTTTCATAGCCCATGGAACGCAGAATGGAGATGAATACCATGGAACGATACCCACTTCTGCAATGGACATAATAGATTTTGTTCTTGTCTATTTCGGATAGGTTGTTCTTGAAATAATCAAGGGGTAGATTAATGGCATGCAGGACATGTTCCGTATTGTATTCGCTTTTTCGTCTAACGTCCAATAGGTCTACATGGTTTTCCTCCAACCTTTCCGGACCAATGGATTTTACGGTGTGCAGCTGCTTTCCTGCTTGTTCCCAAGCCCACATGCCCCCTTTTAGGTAACCAAGGGCATTGTCGAATCCTATTCTCGCCAATCGGATGGCTACTTCTTCTTCCTTGCCTTCCTCAGCAATGATCAGTATGGGGGTTTTTACATCAACAATGGTAGTGCCCACCCAGTTGGCAAAACTCCCATCCAATCCAATATTGAATGAACCCGGAATATGGCCCCTTGCAAACTTTTGGGCATCCCTGGTATCCAATAGTAGGGCCGATGTTTCTTCCCAGGCTGTTTCAAATGCTTCAATACCTAATGGGGTAGTTCCCTTTTCAATGACATGGTCAATGGCCTGATATCCTTTTATGTTCAATAGAACGTTCTGGGGGAAATAGCCTGGAGGTGGCGTTAATCCTGTTAAAATACTGTCGATAAACTGCTCCTTGGTCAATTTGGGATCAAGGGCATAGTTTGTCTCTTTTTGATGTCCCAAAGTATCTGTTGTTTCATTGCTCATCATTTTGCCACAGGCACTACCGGCACCGTGTCCGGGATAAACGATGACATCGTTTGGCAAGGGCATGATTTTGTTCCTAAGGGATTCAAATAGCAACCCGGCCAATTTTTCCTGGGTCAGCTCTGCAATGACCTTTTGTGCCAAATCTGGACGGCCTACATCGCCAATGAACAAGGTGTCTCCTGAAAACAATGAAGTTTCCCTGCCATTTTCGTCAATCAAGAGATAGCAACTGCTCTCCATGGTATGCCCTGGGGTGTGGATTAGACGGATTACGACATTTCCCAACCTAAACTCTTGCCCGTCCGTTGCTGAAATGAAATCGAATCCAGTTTTCATTTCAGTTGGTCCATAGACAATTTTTGCTCCTGTTTTTTGAGCGAGATCGATATGTCCCGAGACAAAATCCGCATGAAAATGGGTCTCAAATACATATTTGATCTGGGCATTGCGCTCTTTGGCCATTTTTATGTAGGGGTCCACTTCCCGCAAAGGGTCTATGATCGCCGCTTCACCATTGCTTTCTATATAATAGGCCCCTTGGGCCAGACAACCGGTATACATTTGCTCTACTTTCATAAGGATGTGTTTTTAAGCCAAGTAATTGATTTCTTGTTGGCCATACTGTTACATTGGTTACAAACCTCCAATAATTAAATTGGAAATTTGCTGATTAATGTCAGCCCAAACCATTAGGTATAATGGTATGGTACCGATAGGGTTCTTTAATGGAAACTGACCCAGATCATTTTCTTTGTGGTATTCAATGTTTACATTGGCCCGAACAATTTTACCCACCCCAAGGGTAAAATGAAAACCGGAATTGTTGGCAATGAAGTACGGTTGTATTGTTGGCATTGTCAAGAATCCAAAAAACCTTGGGCAAAATTGTTAGGTCAAGGCTCGTGATGAAGATGGTACCAGTAGGCCGAAACTAGGCTTGAATGGTATTGGACTACAGAACATGATAGCGTACGATTGGTTTGAAAGATGCTATCTTTTTCATGATGGGAACAGGAGGCTCCAGCCTCCTGTTCCTGTTTTTTGTGGCAGACGTTGGTTCATGATACCAAAAACGAATAAAGGTTTGCCCCACCGCATTTTGGAAAAAGGGAAGTGGGTTCCCGCCCCAAAAGCAAGGTTCTATTTTTTAAATGGTGGAGTGCGTTCTAAAGTTGTAATCGTTGCAATTCCCAGTTCCCTTCCTTCTTGATGGCAATGAGCTTTGGGCCCATTAGTTTTGAATGTATTTTGGGAAGGTCATATCGACTTTTTTTCATTTGGATATTGTACCTCCTTTTCAAAAACGTAACGATGTTCCCATCGGTATCCATAACAACTTCATGGAATCTGTACTCATAGATGTTGAGCTTAAATTCGTTTTGCCCTCTTGGGATTTTTTCAAAAATGACGCCCGTAGTATACCCATTCTTAAATGGCCGTACATTTAAGAATTCATGTCGTATCACCAGTTCCCCTTTGGTATTGATAAAGCCAAACACAGGGATATCGTCCACTTCTTTTTTCACCATGCAACGACCATTGGAAAAGTGTGGGTACGTTATCGCCAAGATGCCATTGTCCGAATCCACTTCTTTTCCGGTCCAATGCAGATCGTTTCTAAAATCGATGATAATGTTCCCTAAATCATCAATAAATGCCCATGCATCCCCTTGTCGTATAGCGGCCAATCCTTCGTGAAAGGGGGTCACTTCATCCAAGCTTTCGGGGAGTTGTGCGCTTACACTGGCACATAGTACTACTGCCATTACTACAAACATTCTTTTCATGACCTTAAATTTTAAGGGTTAGTTAGAGCCTGTTTGGGAATTTGTCAATTGTTTTCTTATGTCCCTTTTTGCGGCTAGCGCACCATCTGGTCCCTCTTTCAAAGGCCAAACCGTTGGCCTTTTCTTTCGGTCCTGTTAAAATTTTAGTCCATAACTATGGCTATGCTTTTCCATCGCACCGGCTCGCCCATAGCTTTCGCTATGTCGTGCCTCGTTCCGCACTAAAAATGGCCTATAACAATTCCTATCACAAATTCCCAAACAGGCTCTTAAAACATGAGATTTGAATACACCATGTTCTTTAATTCTTTTGGTAACGCATCCCGTATGTCCTGGAGCTCTCCCAGGGAAACGTATTGTCGCAAATAAATAAAGGTGGTCCTTATGTACTGTTCGGCCACTTCTTCGCTATATTCAAAGTCGTTCACGGCAGCGGGACCATCGTGCTTTCTCACTAAATCGATGAAATCCGGCATACGTTTTATCCGCAGCTTTTTCTTTTTACTGCTCCAGCCATGAACGTATGCACCCTTTATAAACATAGGTAGCTGGGCGATAAGCTGTAATGATTCTTGAATTGGGATAATATCCCGTAGGGCGTGGAGTACGGCAATGAGTATCCGTCCTGCTTTCTCGGTATTATCACCAAGGTTCATTGCTTTGGCATATCCTTTTAAGAACCTATTTCCTTCAGATGCATATTGATTAAAGTTTAGTGCCATTGACTTCCAAATTTCAGATCGTACAAATATTGCCATCAAGGGCCGCTTACAAAATGACCTGTATCATGGGGCAGTATGTATGGGCAATCTATTTTAGTGATTCCAAAAAGAGGACAACGCTTTTTTGGGTCAGCACCATGAAAACAATACTTGTACCCATCGACTTTTCGGAACATTCCCAAAATGCTTTGCAGGTAGCTTCGTTTTTGGCAAAACAACACCATGCAAAAATTATCCTCTTCCATATGATCGGAATATCGGAATCCGTGTTTGCCAAATCGGAACTGGAGGAAGAAGGGGAAGTAAAGTATTACTTGCAACTGGCCAAAAAGAAATTGAAGTCTTTTTTGGACAAATCGTATTTGCGGGATCTTAAGATAGAAACCATTATCCAAAACCTTAAGGATTTTAGTGAGGTATCAACGGTTGCCCAAGAGAAGCAAGCCGATTTGGTAGTAATGGGTTCCCATGGGGCCAGTACATTTCATGCATTTTTTGTGGGTTCAAATACGGAGAAGGTAGTGCGTACTTCCCATATCCCGGTTTTGGTCATAAAGTCAAAACATTCCAGTTTCCACATCAGAAAGATTTTGTTTGCAACGGATTTAAGTCCAGAAAGTGCTTTTGCCTATGGAAAAGTAAAGGCCTTGGCCAAAACGTTTCATGCGGAGTTGCCCATAGTTCATGTGAATACCATTGGCGCCAACTATAGAAGTAATTCCAAAATTCGGGAAGACATCGTTTCTTTCCGTGCACTATTGAAGGAAAACGTGGATGTTGAAATACATGATGACAGTACAGTGGAGGATGGAATATTCAACCATGCCATGAACATAAACGCAGATATTGTAGCATTATCCACCAGGGGGAGAAAGGGCTTGGCCCATTTCTTTCTGGGAAGCATAGGGGAAAACGTGGCAAATACGGTAAGACTCCCCGTGCTTACCATTAGGGCCCAATTAACCCCTAAAAAGTAATTGCAGCCTTCCCAACAATACCAACTCTGCTTTATTGCTCCCGAAAAAAGCGCCGGCTATTGCCCTTGCAGTGGACATGGTCAGGTTTTTGATCTCTTCGCTGAAAAGGGCTTTATTGGACCTATAAAAAGCTTCAAATTCCTCGTAGCATGTTTCGCTGTCTTTTTCATATTCCAATAGCCAATCAAAAACCGTTTCTATCTGGAAAGCGGCATCCGTTCCAAACTCATCCACGTTATCGTCCAGCGGCAACCAATGTTCCCTTACCAATTCCGTTAAGCATTCCATTTCTTTGGCATGTACGCTATAATCGGCCATGGCTATGGCATAGAATAGCTTTCCCAGGTTTTGATAGAATTCCTTGCTTTTTTTACTCTTGGCATCCAACATTTTCTTACCTTTTAAACTAAGTTTAAAATAACAAAAGATTCACTTTCCCTCTATGATGTAAATCAGTGTTTACCCAATTCCCAACCCATGAAGCTATTTGAGGAAAATGATATTTTTAGAATATTGTCGGAAGCGGTATCCGAAGGGATTCTCATTGTAAATGACAAACAACAGATTGTGGCCAGTAATTCCGTGGCCAATCAAATGTTCGGCTACTCGGGGGAGGAATTGAATGGGCAATTTCTTAAGGTTTTGTTACCAAGCAGTGCCCAGTCCATCCATGGAAAATATTTTGACGGTTTTTTGGAAAAGGGAAAACGAAGAAATATGGGTCTGGGGCTGGACTTGCAAGGGGTAAGGCAAGATGGGAGCGAATTCCCCCTGGAAATAGGACTCAACCCTTTTAAGCTATTACAAAAAAAATATGTAATGGCCCTGGTGGTCGATATCACCGAACGGAAAAAGGCGGAACAGGCCATAGGGCATTGGTTCCGTATTTTCAATGAGTCGCTCAATGAAATCTATGTATTTGACACCAAAACCCTGAAATTCGTAAATATCAACCACGGAGCCCAACTGAACCTTGGTTATACCCTAGAAGAACTTCATCAAATGTCCGTTTTGGATATTAAACCGGAATTGACCAGGGAAAGCCTAAAAAGACTTATTTGGCCCTTAACAAAAAACAAAAAGGACAAAATCGATTTTGAAACCATCCACAGAAGAAAGGACGGTACTACCTACCCTGTTGAGGTACATTTACAATTGTCATATATTGAGAAAAAAGAGGTGTGCGTGGCCATAGTACTGGATATCACGGATAGGAAGAACTATACCGAAAAGCTGGAGCACACCGTTGAGGAACGCACCCTTCAACTCAGGAAAGCACTCAAAAAAGAAAAGGAGTTGAACGAACTAAAGACAAAGTTCCTCTCTTTGGTGTCCCATGAGTTCAAAACTCCCTTGACCAGTATCCTGACCTCAATAACGCTCTTGTCCAAGTATACGGATTCCAATCAGCAGGAGAAAAGGGATAAACACATCAAGACCATAAAATCCAAGGTAAAATATTTGGACAATATCCTTTCGGATTTTCTTTCCATAGAACGATTGGAAACAGGAAAAGTAAGGTACAATACCACCACATTCCCTTTGAGCAAACTCGTCAATGAGGTCATTTATACCTCCAATTCCTTGCTTAAGGAAGGCCAACGTATCCTATATCCCAAAGGAATAGATGGCATAATGGTCACTTTTGATGAAAAGATCATGTCCCTGGCCCTGTCCAATCTCTTGCTTAATGCCATAAAATATTCTTCCGAAGAGACCAATGTGGAACTGGTGGTGGAAGAAACCGAGGATTGCCTTCTCATACATATCAGTGATCAGGGGGTAGGGATACCAAAGGAAGACCACCCCTTTATTTTTGATAGATATTACAGGGCCAGCAATGTTTTGACAACCCAAGGGACCGGAATTGGTTTAAACATTGCCAGACAGCATATTGTGAATTTAGGCGGAGAGATTTTATTTAAGAGCGAGCTTGGTCATGGCTCTACATTTACCTTAAAGATTCCCGTTAAATCAAAGAGCGATGAAAAAGATCCTGTTG
The sequence above is a segment of the Muricauda sp. SCSIO 64092 genome. Coding sequences within it:
- a CDS encoding DUF2267 domain-containing protein, with the translated sequence MALNFNQYASEGNRFLKGYAKAMNLGDNTEKAGRILIAVLHALRDIIPIQESLQLIAQLPMFIKGAYVHGWSSKKKKLRIKRMPDFIDLVRKHDGPAAVNDFEYSEEVAEQYIRTTFIYLRQYVSLGELQDIRDALPKELKNMVYSNLMF
- a CDS encoding WG repeat-containing protein, which codes for MKRMFVVMAVVLCASVSAQLPESLDEVTPFHEGLAAIRQGDAWAFIDDLGNIIIDFRNDLHWTGKEVDSDNGILAITYPHFSNGRCMVKKEVDDIPVFGFINTKGELVIRHEFLNVRPFKNGYTTGVIFEKIPRGQNEFKLNIYEYRFHEVVMDTDGNIVTFLKRRYNIQMKKSRYDLPKIHSKLMGPKLIAIKKEGNWELQRLQL
- a CDS encoding universal stress protein, which gives rise to MGQYVWAIYFSDSKKRTTLFWVSTMKTILVPIDFSEHSQNALQVASFLAKQHHAKIILFHMIGISESVFAKSELEEEGEVKYYLQLAKKKLKSFLDKSYLRDLKIETIIQNLKDFSEVSTVAQEKQADLVVMGSHGASTFHAFFVGSNTEKVVRTSHIPVLVIKSKHSSFHIRKILFATDLSPESAFAYGKVKALAKTFHAELPIVHVNTIGANYRSNSKIREDIVSFRALLKENVDVEIHDDSTVEDGIFNHAMNINADIVALSTRGRKGLAHFFLGSIGENVANTVRLPVLTIRAQLTPKK
- a CDS encoding PAS domain-containing sensor histidine kinase yields the protein MKLFEENDIFRILSEAVSEGILIVNDKQQIVASNSVANQMFGYSGEELNGQFLKVLLPSSAQSIHGKYFDGFLEKGKRRNMGLGLDLQGVRQDGSEFPLEIGLNPFKLLQKKYVMALVVDITERKKAEQAIGHWFRIFNESLNEIYVFDTKTLKFVNINHGAQLNLGYTLEELHQMSVLDIKPELTRESLKRLIWPLTKNKKDKIDFETIHRRKDGTTYPVEVHLQLSYIEKKEVCVAIVLDITDRKNYTEKLEHTVEERTLQLRKALKKEKELNELKTKFLSLVSHEFKTPLTSILTSITLLSKYTDSNQQEKRDKHIKTIKSKVKYLDNILSDFLSIERLETGKVRYNTTTFPLSKLVNEVIYTSNSLLKEGQRILYPKGIDGIMVTFDEKIMSLALSNLLLNAIKYSSEETNVELVVEETEDCLLIHISDQGVGIPKEDHPFIFDRYYRASNVLTTQGTGIGLNIARQHIVNLGGEILFKSELGHGSTFTLKIPVKSKSDEKDPVG
- a CDS encoding MBL fold metallo-hydrolase — encoded protein: MKVEQMYTGCLAQGAYYIESNGEAAIIDPLREVDPYIKMAKERNAQIKYVFETHFHADFVSGHIDLAQKTGAKIVYGPTEMKTGFDFISATDGQEFRLGNVVIRLIHTPGHTMESSCYLLIDENGRETSLFSGDTLFIGDVGRPDLAQKVIAELTQEKLAGLLFESLRNKIMPLPNDVIVYPGHGAGSACGKMMSNETTDTLGHQKETNYALDPKLTKEQFIDSILTGLTPPPGYFPQNVLLNIKGYQAIDHVIEKGTTPLGIEAFETAWEETSALLLDTRDAQKFARGHIPGSFNIGLDGSFANWVGTTIVDVKTPILIIAEEGKEEEVAIRLARIGFDNALGYLKGGMWAWEQAGKQLHTVKSIGPERLEENHVDLLDVRRKSEYNTEHVLHAINLPLDYFKNNLSEIDKNKIYYVHCRSGYRSMVFISILRSMGYENLVDVKGGFNALKTSGKFDISNYVAPTTML